A single region of the Microbulbifer sp. MKSA007 genome encodes:
- the arsJ gene encoding organoarsenical effux MFS transporter ArsJ produces the protein MQFLLNLSSPVRQYLLVTGNYWAFTLTDGALRMLVLLHFHELGYSPLQIALLFLFYEFFGVVTNLVGGWLGARIGLNRTMNLGLALQIVALSMLLVPSQYLSVPLVMAAQALSGIAKDLNKMSAKSSIKLLVPDQASGTLYRWIALLTGSKNALKGLGFFLGGALLAALGFQGAIASMALALGIVWILSLKFLKRDLGKAKAKSRFRDIFSKSPAVNILSAARLLLFASRDVWFVIALPIFLASQFGWSHWQVGAFLASWVIGYGIVQTQAPKVTTARSAQAPDGRTALFWAIALTAVPALIAIALHKGVDPQPAVMGGLLMFAVLFAVNSSLHSYLIVAYAREDGVSMDVGFYYMANAAGRLLGTLLSGWVFQTQGLVACLLISSAFLLLTALVSLGLPRHKTGTQEVGSLSRS, from the coding sequence ATGCAGTTTCTTCTCAATTTATCGTCGCCAGTGCGCCAATACTTGCTGGTTACAGGCAATTACTGGGCGTTTACTTTGACTGACGGCGCTCTGCGCATGCTGGTGCTGCTGCACTTTCACGAGCTCGGCTACAGCCCTTTGCAAATAGCCTTGCTTTTCCTTTTCTACGAATTCTTTGGCGTAGTCACTAATCTTGTCGGCGGCTGGCTCGGTGCCCGGATTGGACTCAACCGGACCATGAATTTGGGGCTGGCCTTACAGATTGTTGCTCTTTCCATGCTGCTGGTACCCAGTCAGTATCTCTCGGTCCCCTTGGTTATGGCCGCCCAAGCCCTTTCCGGTATCGCCAAAGACCTGAATAAAATGAGTGCGAAGAGCTCAATCAAGTTACTGGTGCCCGATCAGGCCAGTGGCACCTTGTATCGATGGATCGCCCTCTTAACCGGCTCGAAAAACGCGCTAAAAGGCTTGGGCTTCTTTCTCGGCGGTGCCCTACTCGCCGCACTTGGCTTTCAGGGCGCGATTGCATCGATGGCCCTAGCTCTTGGAATAGTTTGGATATTGAGTCTCAAATTTCTTAAGCGGGACTTAGGGAAAGCCAAAGCAAAAAGCCGATTCAGAGATATCTTTTCCAAGAGTCCCGCAGTCAATATATTGTCAGCCGCGCGCTTACTCTTGTTTGCTTCCCGGGATGTTTGGTTTGTTATTGCCCTACCGATTTTCCTGGCCAGCCAGTTCGGTTGGAGCCACTGGCAGGTAGGTGCCTTCCTGGCATCCTGGGTGATCGGTTACGGCATAGTGCAAACCCAGGCCCCAAAGGTCACGACGGCACGTTCAGCCCAGGCTCCGGATGGGCGAACCGCGCTCTTCTGGGCAATAGCGCTCACTGCAGTGCCCGCATTAATCGCAATCGCATTACACAAAGGGGTGGATCCACAGCCCGCCGTAATGGGTGGACTTTTGATGTTTGCTGTACTCTTCGCCGTAAATTCATCTTTACACAGCTACTTGATAGTTGCTTATGCTCGGGAAGATGGCGTCTCTATGGATGTAGGCTTCTACTATATGGCAAATGCAGCTGGGCGATTGCTAGGGACACTGCTCTCAGGGTGGGTATTCCAAACTCAGGGGTTGGTGGCTTGCCTACTTATTTCCAGCGCTTTTCTTCTGCTAACCGCACTGGTTTCACTGGGTTTGCCCAGACACAAAACCGGGACTCAGGAGGTTGGCAGCTTAAGTAGGAGCTGA
- a CDS encoding ArsJ-associated glyceraldehyde-3-phosphate dehydrogenase has translation MTIKIGINGFGRIGRLVLRAAWDWPEVEFVQINDPAGDATTLAHLLNFDSVHGRWHREAKAVDDTIQVDGKTITCSRNTSIADTNWKNCDLVVEASGKMKTAELLQPYLDQGVKKVLVSAPVKEAGVPNIVLGVNQHIYQPDKHQIITAASCTTNCLAPVVKVIHENLGIRHGSITTIHDITNTQTILDAPHGDLRRARACGASLIPTTTGSATAIATIFPELSGRLNGHAVRVPLANASITDCVFEVETPTTPEAVNQLFKDAAEGELKDILGYEERPLVSVDYKTDPRSSIIDALSTMVVNGTQVKVYAWYDNEWGYANRTAELARMIGTTG, from the coding sequence ATGACCATCAAAATTGGGATCAATGGATTTGGCCGAATTGGCCGGCTGGTACTGCGCGCCGCCTGGGATTGGCCTGAAGTTGAGTTTGTCCAGATTAACGATCCTGCCGGTGATGCAACCACACTCGCCCACCTGCTCAACTTTGACTCTGTACACGGACGCTGGCACAGAGAGGCGAAAGCCGTTGATGACACAATTCAGGTTGATGGCAAAACAATAACCTGTAGCCGCAATACCTCTATTGCAGATACCAATTGGAAAAACTGTGACCTGGTGGTAGAGGCCTCCGGTAAAATGAAAACTGCCGAACTTCTTCAACCCTACCTGGATCAAGGGGTAAAGAAGGTGTTGGTCTCTGCACCAGTTAAAGAGGCTGGAGTTCCGAACATTGTCCTTGGAGTGAATCAACATATTTACCAGCCGGACAAACACCAGATTATTACCGCCGCTTCCTGTACGACTAACTGCCTTGCTCCAGTAGTAAAAGTTATTCACGAAAACCTGGGTATTCGTCACGGTTCAATCACCACTATTCACGATATCACCAATACCCAGACTATCCTCGACGCACCCCATGGAGATCTGCGCAGAGCCCGCGCATGTGGTGCCAGCCTGATTCCCACAACAACAGGTTCAGCTACAGCTATTGCCACCATCTTTCCAGAGTTGTCCGGCCGCCTAAACGGCCACGCAGTTCGTGTTCCCCTCGCCAACGCATCCATTACCGATTGTGTTTTCGAAGTGGAAACCCCCACTACCCCAGAGGCAGTAAACCAGTTATTTAAGGACGCTGCAGAGGGTGAACTAAAAGATATCCTCGGCTATGAGGAAAGGCCCCTCGTCTCCGTGGATTACAAAACCGACCCCAGATCGAGCATTATCGATGCTCTATCGACCATGGTCGTTAACGGCACCCAGGTAAAAGTTTACGCTTGGTATGACAATGAATGGGGTTACGCCAACCGCACGGCGGAATTGGCTCGAATGATTGGCACCACGGGCTAA
- a CDS encoding metalloregulator ArsR/SmtB family transcription factor, whose amino-acid sequence MNPVQFYKCLADDTRLRTLLLIAHEEELCVCELTAALELSQPKISRHLALLRSSDLLQDRRQGQWVFYRINPDLNAWAKSVLFDTLQANQYFITEDLNNLIQMGDRPERTSLCC is encoded by the coding sequence ATGAACCCAGTACAGTTTTACAAATGCCTGGCCGATGATACGCGGCTACGCACATTGCTCCTTATTGCTCACGAGGAAGAGCTTTGCGTATGCGAGCTAACGGCAGCCCTCGAGTTGAGCCAGCCGAAAATTTCCCGGCACCTCGCCTTGCTGAGAAGTTCAGACCTGCTCCAAGACCGCCGCCAGGGGCAGTGGGTGTTTTACCGAATCAACCCGGACTTAAATGCCTGGGCAAAGTCTGTACTGTTCGACACCTTACAGGCGAACCAGTACTTTATTACCGAAGACCTCAACAACCTGATTCAAATGGGAGACCGGCCAGAGCGCACAAGTCTGTGCTGCTGA